One window of Thermocoleostomius sinensis A174 genomic DNA carries:
- a CDS encoding GTPase family protein, with product MVRLKLWQWIVLALPIVLIVGFLMVAAGWKIREWGINWIWALFILIFVLWRWLLVRWTQPVLRQVEAVVEEVREELETTSETAIEMPTDGSASRKAEAVLEDILKATQTDPPIWEDWGTFWKRCQELIASIAQIYYPEVKYPLLNIYIPQAYSLLRGTVNDMDQWMEKLSPALNQLTIGQAVQAYEVYQQLEPSARKLWQVWNWAQWVLNPAAALARQASQRSSDRATQQLLINVNQLLREAALRNLCRQAVTLYSGLTLPTTPSPTQPTLPSAKTQTLRDILAQAQPVEAVAQQPVAILLAGRTGAGKSSLINTLFQADQAEVDVLPSTDRLRHYQWTNPLGEILTLWDTPGYEQIDRSEFRDQVLDAANAADLLLLVTPALDPALQMDVDFLHDVKQDIDDLPTIAIVTQVDRLRPIREWEPPYDWQWGDRPKEKHIREAVEYRGTLLGEFCDRILPIVTSDATTQRAAWNADALSVAIVDAIDPAKQLRLARFLRNLDARSVAAANIIDRYTFQMTTTQGLAAFLKSPVLQFISTLTTGSPSLAYILAEQIPVEQLPVVIGKLQMAYDLFSLFNESPGVGTEISLQPSREFDLHLLWPLLLDNPSTPDRNAWAFGHALVEYWSQNLSAEQLRQRFKHYLQLN from the coding sequence ATGGTACGACTGAAGCTGTGGCAGTGGATAGTGTTAGCGCTGCCGATCGTTCTTATCGTTGGGTTTTTGATGGTGGCTGCTGGATGGAAAATCCGGGAATGGGGCATTAACTGGATTTGGGCCCTGTTTATCCTTATCTTTGTGCTGTGGCGCTGGCTCTTAGTGCGCTGGACTCAGCCTGTTCTGAGGCAGGTAGAGGCGGTAGTTGAAGAAGTGCGGGAAGAACTGGAAACCACCAGCGAAACCGCGATTGAGATGCCAACTGATGGTAGCGCCAGTCGCAAAGCAGAAGCCGTGCTGGAAGATATCTTAAAAGCCACCCAAACTGATCCACCCATTTGGGAGGATTGGGGAACCTTCTGGAAACGCTGTCAGGAGTTGATTGCGTCGATCGCTCAAATCTACTATCCGGAAGTAAAATACCCATTGCTCAATATCTATATTCCGCAAGCTTATAGCCTATTGCGCGGAACGGTGAATGACATGGATCAGTGGATGGAAAAGTTATCGCCTGCACTCAATCAATTAACCATTGGACAAGCTGTACAAGCCTATGAAGTGTACCAACAGTTGGAACCGTCGGCGCGTAAATTGTGGCAAGTGTGGAACTGGGCCCAATGGGTGTTAAATCCAGCTGCCGCTTTAGCTCGGCAAGCCAGCCAGCGATCGAGCGATCGAGCGACCCAACAGCTACTCATCAACGTCAACCAATTGCTGCGTGAGGCAGCGTTACGCAACCTCTGTCGGCAAGCTGTGACACTCTACAGTGGATTGACCCTACCGACTACTCCGTCTCCGACTCAACCGACGCTGCCGTCCGCTAAAACTCAAACCCTGCGAGATATTTTAGCTCAAGCACAGCCCGTTGAAGCCGTAGCGCAACAGCCCGTTGCCATTCTGCTGGCAGGACGCACCGGAGCCGGAAAAAGTAGCCTGATTAATACTCTATTTCAAGCGGATCAAGCCGAAGTAGACGTGTTACCCAGCACCGATCGCCTGCGTCACTATCAGTGGACAAATCCGCTGGGTGAAATCTTAACTTTGTGGGATACACCAGGCTATGAACAAATCGATCGATCGGAGTTTCGTGACCAGGTATTAGACGCGGCTAACGCGGCAGATCTGTTGCTGCTGGTGACGCCTGCCCTTGATCCAGCGTTGCAAATGGACGTGGATTTTCTGCACGATGTGAAGCAGGACATAGATGATCTCCCGACTATCGCCATCGTCACTCAGGTCGATCGCCTGCGCCCGATTCGTGAATGGGAACCGCCCTATGATTGGCAATGGGGCGATCGTCCCAAGGAGAAACATATTCGCGAAGCGGTGGAATATCGAGGCACGTTGCTGGGAGAGTTTTGCGATCGCATCCTGCCGATCGTTACGAGTGATGCCACAACCCAACGCGCTGCTTGGAATGCTGATGCCCTATCAGTAGCGATCGTAGATGCCATCGATCCGGCCAAACAACTGCGACTGGCTCGATTTTTGCGCAACTTGGATGCTCGCAGTGTTGCCGCCGCGAATATTATCGATCGCTACACGTTTCAAATGACCACTACACAAGGTCTCGCGGCGTTTCTAAAAAGTCCCGTGCTGCAATTTATTTCCACCCTCACCACTGGTTCTCCCAGTCTAGCCTACATTTTGGCTGAGCAGATTCCTGTCGAGCAGCTACCCGTGGTAATTGGCAAATTACAAATGGCTTATGATTTGTTTTCTCTATTCAATGAATCACCGGGAGTTGGAACTGAAATATCTTTACAACCTTCCCGTGAATTTGATTTACACTTGCTTTGGCCCCTATTACTAGATAATCCATCCACACCCGATCGCAATGCGTGGGCCTTTGGTCATGCTCTTGTCGAATACTGGTCACAGAACCTATCGGCAGAACAATTACGACAACGCTTTAAGCATTATTTGCAACTAAATTAA
- a CDS encoding N-acetylmuramidase domain-containing protein, with the protein MKLADLIHHDTTIDFRTLQTDTELLEEIQARLASLRFYPPTDIDGLYGPLTKAALAKFCDAFKLDSMRHQRFGKAFAKHLLHATSPKDSGQKPSNVKVLTDADYHRAADRLAVEVAAIRAIVAVETEGSGFLPDGRPKILFERHWFWSLTPLPVSQTRPDLSNPEPGGYLGGVHEWERLNAAIQFDRPAALKAASWGLGQILGVNHELAGYKDIEAFVQAMHDSEGKQLDAMMNFIIHQDLVKALQHQDWKTFARVYNGPAGVGVYDLRLAKMFKQYQT; encoded by the coding sequence ATGAAGCTTGCAGATTTAATTCATCACGATACCACGATCGATTTTCGTACACTTCAAACTGACACAGAGTTGTTGGAAGAAATTCAAGCTCGGTTAGCGTCACTGCGGTTCTATCCGCCTACAGATATTGACGGGTTGTATGGGCCGTTGACGAAAGCGGCACTGGCAAAATTTTGTGACGCCTTTAAGCTGGATAGTATGCGGCATCAGCGCTTTGGCAAGGCCTTTGCCAAGCATTTGCTCCATGCTACCTCCCCCAAGGATTCTGGTCAGAAACCATCGAACGTGAAAGTGCTCACCGATGCCGATTATCACCGCGCTGCTGATCGACTGGCTGTAGAGGTAGCAGCAATTCGAGCGATCGTAGCAGTGGAAACGGAGGGATCGGGATTTTTGCCTGATGGCCGCCCCAAGATTTTGTTTGAACGCCACTGGTTCTGGTCGCTAACGCCCTTGCCCGTTAGCCAAACCCGTCCTGATTTAAGTAACCCTGAACCAGGAGGATATTTGGGTGGGGTACATGAGTGGGAGCGATTGAATGCAGCGATTCAGTTCGATCGTCCGGCAGCTTTAAAGGCAGCATCTTGGGGATTGGGGCAAATTTTGGGGGTTAACCATGAGTTGGCAGGGTACAAGGACATTGAAGCCTTTGTGCAAGCGATGCATGACAGCGAAGGTAAACAGCTTGACGCTATGATGAATTTTATTATTCACCAAGATTTAGTCAAGGCATTACAACATCAGGATTGGAAAACATTCGCTCGGGTTTACAATGGCCCAGCAGGAGTAGGTGTGTATGATTTGCGTTTAGCTAAAATGTTCAAGCAATATCAAACGTAA
- a CDS encoding two-partner secretion domain-containing protein — translation MVSSLLIGGIGLEATAQPVPDDTLGNERSQVIDRGGANFDIDGGARRAANLFHSFQEFNITEGGSVYFLNPNGIDNILSRVTGSNPSNILGTLGVRGTANLFLINPNGILFGPNSRLDVGGSFAATTADAIEFGDRGFFSASNPETPSPLLTVNPSALFFNQLSTGDIASHSTTSDQSENSLLGLRVPDGESLLLVGGNVSLGGTGQGAGLHAPGGRVEIGAVAGVGRVGLNPDGSLTLPDGLARGNVTLQNQAIVNVRSTDGGAITMRAGNIRVTGESELLAGVLRNRGTPTSQAGDITLDATSTIQVQNLSRVANELGMNAVGNTEQGGNLYITTPVLEVLDGSQLRTSTDGQGNAGNIFITASDRVRLQGTVSRQESGGVSSRVNRNGNGNGGNISVTAPILEVLEGADLNASTQGQGNAGNVFITASERVTLQGTVVGRERQAILRGGVFSRVAIGGRGQGGNIRVETPILEVLNGARLSANTIGRGNAGNVYITASDRVRFEGTSANFRETRGGAFSTIETPEGKPDRAEEQPNNFVRQGGNVEITTSVLEVFNGAQLQTSTDGHGNAGDLIIIATDRVLFEGRSGPFLSGARSLVEGNGVGQGGTIYVETPVLEVLGGARLNASTQGQGDAGNITIQARERVRFQGFSPNRAFSGALSRVDRRGVGQGGTIRIRTSILEVLDGARLTANTDGQGNAGDIIIRASDRVRFQGVIPNGEFGGALSRVEADGIGQGGDLRIHTSVLEVLDGAQLQTNTRGQGDAGRINIWAREQVRFMGRVGRFPSGAFSRVDRVNDEQSGIGQGGRIRIHAPILEVLNGGRLNVNTNGSGDAGRVIIRATDRVIVDGFSQDRFSSAIFTITQGNARGRGGIVEITAPLVRVANAAIINGETNSLWPGGNITIEADQIEILNGGQIITTTASQGRAGNIRLDADRIRLAGRSTEVVQQYEGRLLEDNGRSGLFASTRRGSTGTGGRITVNGTNLTLQNGARISAQSQGTGMAGNIRLNVSDQLQLTNSDILTIADQSSGGDIQVNAAGDTGLIILRGDSDITTNSRGNGGNITLRGSGIIAFDDSDILARSQDARGGNITLDAFFSQNNALNSEEPFDGNDRVDINAAGDIESGTITTPDTSIIQNSLAELPDTAIDTDTLLANSCVVRSETGGNTFSIIGTGGLPVRPGDRPLLPHSTAPVRSIPDEPSDQSWQPGDAIVEPQGVYRLEDGRMVLSRECRLNAPR, via the coding sequence TTGGTTAGCAGTTTGCTGATAGGTGGAATTGGGCTGGAGGCGACGGCGCAGCCTGTCCCAGATGACACTCTAGGAAATGAACGATCGCAAGTCATCGATCGGGGTGGTGCAAATTTTGATATCGATGGCGGCGCACGACGTGCAGCTAATCTGTTTCACAGTTTCCAAGAATTCAACATTACAGAAGGGGGGAGCGTCTATTTCCTTAATCCAAATGGTATCGACAATATTCTCAGTCGCGTCACGGGTAGTAATCCGTCCAATATTCTGGGAACGTTAGGCGTTCGCGGTACGGCAAATTTGTTTTTGATCAATCCAAATGGTATTTTATTCGGCCCAAATTCTCGCCTAGATGTGGGCGGCTCGTTTGCCGCCACGACGGCCGATGCGATCGAGTTTGGCGATCGCGGGTTCTTCAGTGCCAGCAATCCCGAAACTCCTTCGCCATTGCTTACAGTGAATCCCTCTGCATTGTTCTTCAATCAGCTTTCGACGGGTGATATTGCCAGTCATTCTACCACCTCCGATCAATCCGAGAATTCTCTGTTGGGACTGCGAGTTCCTGATGGCGAATCTCTGCTGTTGGTGGGTGGCAATGTCAGCCTTGGTGGAACAGGACAAGGGGCAGGACTCCATGCGCCGGGTGGACGAGTGGAGATTGGTGCGGTGGCGGGCGTGGGCCGAGTCGGGCTGAATCCAGACGGCAGCCTCACGCTTCCAGATGGGCTAGCACGGGGCAATGTCACGTTACAGAATCAAGCGATTGTCAACGTTCGATCGACGGACGGAGGGGCGATCACCATGCGGGCGGGCAACATTCGCGTCACTGGCGAAAGCGAACTATTGGCAGGCGTTCTGCGCAATCGGGGCACACCCACCAGCCAAGCCGGAGACATTACCCTCGATGCTACCAGCACGATTCAAGTACAAAACTTGAGTCGAGTAGCAAACGAATTGGGAATGAATGCCGTTGGTAACACGGAGCAGGGCGGCAATCTCTACATCACAACGCCTGTTCTAGAGGTGCTGGATGGCTCACAGTTGCGAACCAGTACTGACGGGCAGGGTAATGCGGGCAATATCTTCATCACTGCCAGCGATCGGGTGCGTTTGCAAGGAACCGTCTCCCGCCAAGAATCGGGAGGGGTATCTAGCCGCGTCAACCGCAATGGCAATGGCAATGGTGGCAACATCAGCGTGACTGCACCTATTCTGGAGGTGCTGGAGGGGGCAGATCTCAATGCTAGTACGCAAGGACAAGGCAATGCGGGCAATGTCTTCATCACTGCCAGCGAGCGAGTCACTCTGCAAGGTACGGTTGTAGGCAGAGAGAGACAAGCAATTCTTCGAGGTGGGGTTTTTAGTCGGGTTGCTATTGGAGGCAGAGGACAGGGCGGCAACATTCGCGTTGAAACGCCTATTTTAGAGGTACTCAATGGTGCTCGTTTAAGCGCAAACACGATCGGACGCGGCAATGCCGGCAACGTGTACATCACCGCCAGCGATCGAGTACGGTTTGAGGGCACAAGTGCTAACTTCAGGGAAACCAGAGGCGGCGCATTTAGCACCATTGAAACCCCAGAAGGAAAACCTGATAGAGCGGAAGAACAACCGAACAACTTCGTTAGACAGGGCGGCAATGTGGAGATTACTACGTCAGTTCTGGAGGTATTCAACGGGGCACAATTGCAGACTAGTACTGATGGACATGGCAATGCAGGAGACTTGATCATTATTGCAACCGATCGCGTACTTTTTGAGGGGCGCAGCGGACCGTTTCTCAGTGGCGCCCGGAGCCTTGTTGAAGGAAACGGGGTTGGGCAAGGCGGCACAATTTATGTTGAAACTCCTGTTCTGGAAGTGCTTGGAGGGGCGCGTCTCAATGCCAGCACGCAAGGACAAGGCGATGCTGGGAATATCACCATTCAAGCCAGGGAAAGGGTGCGATTTCAAGGATTTAGTCCTAATCGCGCATTTAGCGGCGCGTTGAGTCGGGTCGATCGGCGCGGCGTGGGGCAAGGTGGTACGATTCGCATTAGAACATCGATTCTGGAGGTACTGGATGGGGCGCGTCTAACTGCTAATACCGATGGGCAAGGGAATGCCGGGGATATTATCATTCGAGCCAGCGATCGGGTGCGGTTTCAGGGCGTAATTCCCAACGGCGAGTTTGGGGGTGCATTAAGTCGCGTTGAAGCAGATGGTATTGGGCAGGGTGGCGACCTGCGCATTCACACCTCAGTTTTAGAAGTTTTGGATGGCGCTCAACTTCAAACCAATACACGTGGACAGGGAGATGCGGGCAGGATTAACATTTGGGCAAGAGAACAGGTGCGTTTTATGGGACGGGTAGGACGGTTTCCCAGTGGAGCCTTTAGCCGGGTTGATAGGGTTAACGATGAGCAGAGCGGCATTGGACAAGGTGGCAGAATCAGAATTCATGCACCGATTCTAGAAGTACTCAATGGTGGCCGACTCAATGTCAATACCAACGGAAGTGGAGATGCTGGCAGGGTCATCATTCGAGCAACCGATCGCGTGATTGTAGACGGCTTTAGCCAAGATAGATTTTCCAGCGCTATTTTTACGATTACGCAAGGAAACGCGAGAGGACGAGGTGGAATCGTTGAAATCACAGCTCCTCTGGTACGAGTGGCAAACGCCGCAATTATCAACGGGGAAACAAATAGTCTATGGCCAGGTGGCAATATCACTATTGAAGCGGACCAGATCGAAATACTCAATGGGGGCCAAATTATCACAACCACAGCAAGTCAAGGGCGAGCAGGAAATATTAGATTAGATGCAGATAGGATTCGGTTAGCTGGGCGTTCCACCGAAGTTGTTCAACAATATGAGGGAAGGCTATTGGAAGACAATGGGAGAAGTGGGTTATTTGCCAGCACTCGCAGAGGTTCCACAGGTACTGGCGGCAGAATTACCGTCAACGGCACAAATCTAACCCTACAAAATGGAGCTCGAATTTCTGCCCAAAGTCAAGGAACGGGAATGGCTGGCAATATTCGATTGAATGTTTCAGATCAATTGCAGTTAACCAACAGTGATATCTTAACGATCGCTGATCAATCATCGGGTGGAGATATTCAGGTAAACGCGGCAGGTGATACAGGTCTGATTATCCTGCGTGGTGACAGTGATATTACCACCAACAGTCGCGGCAATGGTGGCAACATTACGCTGCGGGGTTCGGGTATCATCGCCTTTGACGACAGCGATATCCTGGCCCGATCGCAAGATGCACGGGGCGGCAACATCACACTAGATGCTTTCTTTAGTCAAAATAACGCGCTGAATTCTGAGGAGCCGTTCGACGGCAACGATCGCGTCGATATCAACGCTGCTGGTGATATTGAATCGGGAACCATCACCACACCCGATACCAGCATCATTCAAAATAGCCTTGCCGAATTACCTGATACTGCAATCGATACTGATACCCTACTAGCAAATAGTTGTGTAGTGCGCAGCGAAACTGGCGGCAACACCTTTAGTATCATTGGAACAGGTGGGCTACCAGTTCGTCCGGGCGATCGACCGTTATTGCCACACTCAACTGCCCCTGTTCGATCGATTCCTGACGAACCCAGCGATCAATCGTGGCAACCAGGGGATGCGATCGTAGAACCACAAGGCGTCTACCGACTGGAAGATGGACGTATGGTGTTAAGTCGAGAATGTCGATTGAATGCGCCTAGATAG
- a CDS encoding biliverdin-producing heme oxygenase encodes MSSNLATKLREGTKKAHTAAENMGFIKCFLKGVVEKSSYRKLAANFYFVYSAMEEEIERHRQHPVISKIYFPELNRKATLEQDLHYYYGGNWREQISASPACQEYVARIHEVSETAPELLVAHSYTRYIGDLSGGQILKNIAQRAMNLSEGEGTAFYEFDSIPDEKQFKAKYRQNLDEMPIDDATADRIVEEANDAFGLNMKMFQELEGNLVKAIGQMLFNSLTRRRVRGSTDTGLAATAE; translated from the coding sequence ATGAGTAGCAATTTAGCAACAAAGCTGCGAGAGGGCACAAAAAAAGCTCATACAGCCGCAGAGAATATGGGTTTCATCAAATGTTTCCTTAAAGGAGTGGTTGAAAAATCCTCTTACCGAAAGCTGGCAGCCAACTTCTATTTCGTCTACTCAGCGATGGAAGAGGAAATTGAGCGGCATCGTCAGCATCCTGTCATTTCAAAAATCTACTTTCCAGAACTCAACCGCAAGGCAACTTTAGAGCAAGACTTGCATTATTACTATGGCGGCAATTGGCGCGAGCAGATTTCTGCTTCCCCGGCTTGTCAAGAATATGTGGCGCGCATCCATGAGGTGTCTGAAACGGCTCCAGAACTGTTAGTGGCACACTCCTATACGCGCTATATTGGCGATCTTTCGGGCGGGCAAATCCTCAAGAACATTGCTCAACGGGCGATGAATTTATCGGAGGGTGAGGGAACTGCCTTCTATGAGTTCGATAGCATTCCTGATGAAAAGCAATTTAAGGCAAAATATCGGCAAAATTTAGACGAAATGCCGATCGATGACGCCACCGCCGATCGGATTGTTGAGGAAGCCAATGATGCGTTTGGGTTGAACATGAAAATGTTCCAAGAGCTAGAAGGCAACTTGGTCAAGGCGATCGGGCAAATGCTGTTTAACAGTCTCACTCGTCGTCGCGTTCGTGGCAGCACAGATACCGGCTTGGCAGCCACCGCTGAGTAG
- a CDS encoding lipid kinase, with protein MKQRALFLINPHSRRGQSTRHAAKQALEQLGLELVETDFDTPEQFPEIICQHRHQVDLVIVGGGDGSVNGAIEGLLETQLPMGVIPLGTANNLARCLKLPMTISEACQVIAAGQYKAIDLGWVNGEYFLNVAGIGLSTQINQAVAAEFKRRWGVLAYAVTAFKLMTKQRRFSAEIRCNEESISVRTYQITVCNGRHYGSGLTVAADATIDDRRLDLCSLEIQNWWQALFLVPALSQGNYATGQGIRILQGETIEIITPVPHPIDTDGEITTQTPATFRVIPQAISVFVQS; from the coding sequence GTGAAGCAACGAGCGTTGTTCTTAATTAATCCCCATTCTCGTCGAGGGCAATCCACTCGGCACGCCGCCAAGCAAGCATTGGAACAGTTGGGGCTGGAACTTGTTGAAACAGACTTTGATACCCCAGAACAGTTTCCTGAAATCATCTGTCAGCATCGTCATCAGGTGGATTTGGTGATTGTGGGAGGGGGAGACGGGTCAGTCAACGGCGCGATCGAAGGCTTGTTGGAAACGCAACTTCCAATGGGTGTGATTCCCTTGGGCACCGCCAACAACCTAGCGCGGTGTTTAAAGCTGCCGATGACCATTTCAGAAGCCTGTCAGGTGATTGCAGCAGGTCAGTATAAAGCGATCGATCTGGGCTGGGTAAATGGCGAATATTTTCTGAATGTGGCAGGAATTGGCTTGAGTACCCAAATTAACCAAGCAGTAGCCGCCGAGTTTAAGCGGCGCTGGGGGGTGTTGGCCTATGCGGTAACGGCCTTTAAGCTGATGACCAAACAGCGTCGGTTTTCAGCAGAAATTCGCTGCAACGAGGAATCAATTTCGGTGCGAACCTATCAAATTACCGTTTGCAATGGTCGTCACTATGGCAGTGGATTAACGGTTGCAGCCGATGCAACCATTGACGATCGGCGTTTGGACTTGTGTAGCCTAGAAATTCAAAATTGGTGGCAAGCTCTGTTTCTGGTTCCAGCTTTAAGTCAGGGAAATTATGCGACCGGCCAAGGCATTCGGATTCTTCAAGGAGAAACGATCGAAATTATCACCCCTGTGCCCCATCCAATTGATACAGATGGCGAAATTACGACTCAAACCCCCGCTACCTTTCGCGTCATTCCTCAAGCTATTTCGGTATTTGTACAATCGTGA
- a CDS encoding AMIN domain-containing protein: MGRDITIAQSSHAREEVMQNSSLIRRFWLNAGLSLSVASMPWTATIGLLGNTTIAILTSPASAQAAMLSRWEFDPSTQALSVTVPGGTTPRYFLAAEPARIVLDLPNTDLGTVPLEQTYGGPVRTIRVAQFAPGVTRIVLELAPGTVLAPGHVDLQQVDTGTGQGDRWVLRPLLAGEMPVAQSTSTAPASQPIAPEIATAPNPDEVETNVDPSIATPDPDSISHNLPPLEPGALEIPIDPPAVVTVPAPDASAQPESNEPETEAAVTPIDPPINSQINSQSVEPAAIADAPIPSPEVPVFPDTDEDSDTDDFETNDHSEANHEIDGQVTEPNGSSNRSDGDRSNLVRLPGPDPAAVSATNAPTADFPYPAAPATEVSTPASPNLAALPDAVPTNQQPATTPTVSVPPLDASPVTESDSTELPDTESPNTESPSDDVPNEPAPSQAIDAAPATADIPETQPTLATPSTFPSPATVNSAVPPIAPSAGSTIDFGQPLPKSAYPSPDNTVPQITQPPTPHSIGHASSNSVLLPSGTVLTVRYPGAEPLDLADGTVRQEVLVLTEAVHDQNGNVVFPEGSYVIGRFERIENQSQFIAQAISLQGHPVLVNAESDGLSSGDAATNHLLRNSAIGIATGVVLGITGVGLIPAIAAGAATTAGITFLPGSQPSRVIQPDQVLEIRLTQDLISSN; this comes from the coding sequence ATGGGACGTGATATAACGATCGCTCAGTCCTCTCACGCTAGGGAAGAAGTGATGCAAAACTCATCCTTAATCCGCAGATTTTGGCTCAACGCCGGATTGAGTCTTTCGGTTGCCAGTATGCCTTGGACTGCGACGATCGGGCTATTGGGCAACACGACGATTGCCATCCTCACTTCTCCCGCTTCTGCACAGGCAGCCATGCTCAGCCGTTGGGAGTTTGATCCGTCTACCCAAGCTCTGTCCGTTACGGTTCCCGGAGGCACAACGCCCCGCTATTTTTTAGCGGCTGAACCTGCCCGAATAGTGCTGGATCTTCCCAACACCGACCTAGGCACAGTACCGCTAGAGCAAACCTATGGAGGGCCAGTTCGCACGATTCGGGTAGCTCAGTTTGCACCGGGTGTGACGCGCATTGTGCTGGAATTGGCTCCTGGAACTGTGCTGGCTCCAGGACATGTAGATTTGCAGCAAGTAGATACTGGAACAGGGCAGGGCGATCGCTGGGTACTGCGTCCGCTATTAGCAGGCGAGATGCCAGTGGCTCAATCTACCTCTACCGCTCCTGCAAGTCAGCCGATTGCGCCAGAAATAGCCACTGCTCCAAATCCAGATGAGGTAGAAACAAACGTAGATCCCTCCATAGCCACACCTGATCCGGATTCTATCTCCCACAACTTGCCGCCGTTAGAACCGGGCGCGCTGGAAATTCCGATCGATCCGCCTGCGGTGGTTACGGTTCCAGCCCCCGATGCAAGCGCACAACCTGAGTCGAATGAGCCAGAAACCGAAGCGGCAGTCACTCCGATCGATCCACCGATCAATTCACAAATCAATTCACAATCAGTTGAGCCAGCCGCAATCGCTGATGCTCCAATCCCATCGCCTGAAGTGCCAGTCTTCCCTGACACCGATGAGGACTCTGACACTGATGACTTTGAAACGAATGATCACTCTGAAGCGAACCATGAAATAGACGGACAAGTCACAGAACCGAATGGCTCTAGCAATCGATCTGATGGCGATCGTTCTAATCTAGTCCGCTTGCCTGGACCCGATCCGGCGGCGGTTTCTGCAACCAATGCGCCCACTGCCGACTTTCCCTATCCTGCTGCTCCTGCTACCGAAGTGTCCACCCCAGCTTCACCTAATTTAGCCGCCCTACCCGATGCCGTGCCAACCAATCAGCAACCCGCCACTACTCCCACAGTCAGCGTTCCGCCGCTTGATGCTTCACCTGTCACGGAGTCGGACAGCACAGAGTTGCCTGACACAGAGTCACCTAACACAGAGTCACCTAGCGATGATGTGCCCAATGAGCCGGCTCCAAGCCAGGCGATCGATGCTGCTCCGGCAACGGCTGACATCCCCGAAACGCAACCAACTCTAGCCACTCCCTCCACTTTTCCATCTCCTGCTACCGTGAATTCTGCTGTTCCACCTATTGCTCCATCAGCGGGTAGCACTATTGACTTTGGGCAGCCACTGCCAAAATCCGCCTACCCTTCGCCGGATAATACTGTGCCGCAAATCACCCAACCCCCGACTCCCCACTCGATCGGCCATGCCAGCAGCAATTCAGTCTTGTTGCCATCGGGAACAGTATTAACGGTGCGCTATCCCGGTGCAGAGCCTTTAGACCTAGCAGACGGGACGGTGCGGCAAGAAGTACTGGTATTGACCGAGGCAGTTCATGATCAGAACGGCAATGTCGTGTTTCCAGAAGGAAGTTATGTCATCGGGCGCTTTGAAAGAATAGAGAACCAGAGCCAATTTATTGCTCAGGCTATTTCCCTGCAAGGACACCCAGTTCTAGTCAATGCTGAATCGGATGGACTGTCTAGCGGTGATGCGGCTACAAATCATCTGTTGCGCAATTCAGCCATTGGGATAGCAACGGGTGTGGTACTGGGAATTACCGGCGTTGGGTTAATTCCAGCAATCGCCGCTGGAGCAGCAACAACGGCAGGCATTACTTTTCTACCGGGTTCTCAACCGTCTAGAGTGATTCAACCGGATCAAGTCTTAGAAATACGATTAACTCAAGACTTAATTTCTAGCAACTAG